The following proteins come from a genomic window of Solwaraspora sp. WMMA2065:
- a CDS encoding LuxR C-terminal-related transcriptional regulator: MRHPAGGHPARTRPDGITAGGSVPTGTVADAVTAATQRLTRPGIVVLTGPPGCGRSTLLRRVAAAATGPVHTGGGLAALSHVPAFPLSHALRVRLPGHDTALLAEAVRSRVRHGLLVLDDLQWADPATVAALPGIARHCRVVAALRTPHQLPDAALDPLRGDTGLWLTVPAPDPDTLADLIRRTAPALDPTTVAAVARHAGGNPLAATALARHAARTGTPPTAGVPGGDLDQVGYAVAAALAALTRPARTALAALGLLGHGAPAALLGDGVTELAAAALVHTAADDLVTPTSPYQAAVAAGLLDDPARRALHRRLADLVTDPLAAARHLAAAGDTTTAYRRAVTAADTAATGGARAELLLFASAQPDATEPVRRAAASAALTAGRPRRAADLLTGGALPTPDTAVLRAEALLQAGKPTAARAAAAPVPDDAPPPVVAARDRVLLLADLATDPTSAAARATTITRRHGPEPAHLGLRAALAATAAAGRRPGWEYALAGTAAAAGAAGDLLTARWTAWHLVQALAGDGRLTEAAQAAQAAAAACAADLAYSWQVRFTAARLWCLALRGGPPPSPTADGTGPAVAPQPGDDAGLPPAVGDDLLRAAVDLTDRTLPAAARDYAVAAAGLLEADGGLLAPARARLTGAPGIPSTTTAVLDWVAREAAWLDGQPDQATTGAPHAPVPPLVDGLRRITAHWAAHDGAGPATPPDGTPAAAFPPPAAATVTAWTAGDPRQFAHAADTWRDVAVREQVRCLLAHGLHEPDPAQAVPALLAAESLADHAGLVVLLGRVRRALRRHAVRRDERGPRSGDLLTVRERDVLRLVAQGEPTRRIANQLGISTETVETHVRAGMRKLGARTRTEAAALAMEPDR, translated from the coding sequence GTGCGGCACCCAGCCGGCGGACACCCCGCCCGCACCCGACCCGACGGCATCACCGCCGGCGGCAGCGTCCCCACCGGGACCGTCGCCGACGCCGTGACCGCCGCCACGCAACGGCTGACCCGCCCCGGGATCGTCGTCCTGACCGGGCCACCCGGCTGCGGACGCAGCACCCTGCTGCGCCGGGTCGCCGCCGCCGCCACCGGGCCCGTCCACACCGGCGGCGGCCTCGCCGCCCTCAGCCACGTCCCGGCGTTCCCCCTCAGCCACGCCCTGCGGGTACGGCTGCCCGGCCACGACACCGCGCTGCTCGCCGAAGCCGTCCGCTCCCGGGTCCGCCACGGCCTGCTCGTCCTCGACGACCTGCAGTGGGCCGACCCGGCGACCGTCGCCGCCCTGCCCGGCATCGCCCGGCACTGCCGGGTCGTCGCCGCCCTGCGCACCCCGCACCAACTGCCCGACGCCGCGCTCGACCCGCTGCGCGGCGACACCGGCCTGTGGCTGACCGTGCCGGCACCCGACCCGGACACCCTCGCCGACCTGATCCGACGCACCGCACCCGCACTCGACCCGACCACCGTCGCCGCGGTGGCCCGCCACGCCGGCGGCAACCCGCTCGCCGCCACCGCCCTGGCCCGCCACGCCGCCCGTACCGGCACCCCACCCACCGCCGGCGTCCCCGGCGGCGACCTCGATCAGGTCGGCTACGCCGTCGCCGCCGCACTGGCCGCCCTCACCCGCCCCGCCCGCACCGCACTGGCCGCCCTCGGCCTGCTCGGCCACGGCGCCCCGGCGGCCCTGCTCGGCGACGGCGTCACCGAACTCGCCGCCGCCGCCCTGGTCCACACCGCCGCCGACGACCTGGTCACCCCGACCTCGCCGTACCAGGCCGCCGTCGCCGCCGGTCTGCTCGACGACCCGGCCCGCCGCGCCCTGCACCGCCGCCTCGCCGACCTCGTCACCGACCCGCTGGCCGCCGCCCGGCACCTCGCCGCCGCCGGTGACACCACCACCGCCTACCGGCGGGCGGTCACCGCCGCCGACACCGCCGCTACCGGCGGCGCCCGCGCCGAGCTGCTGCTGTTCGCCAGCGCACAACCCGACGCCACCGAACCGGTCCGCCGCGCCGCCGCTTCGGCCGCGCTGACCGCCGGGCGGCCCCGCCGCGCCGCCGACCTGCTCACCGGTGGCGCCCTGCCCACCCCCGACACCGCCGTGCTGCGCGCCGAGGCACTACTGCAGGCCGGCAAACCGACCGCCGCCCGCGCCGCCGCCGCGCCGGTGCCCGACGACGCCCCACCACCGGTGGTCGCCGCCCGCGACCGGGTCCTGCTGCTCGCCGACCTGGCCACCGACCCCACCTCCGCCGCCGCCCGCGCCACCACGATCACCCGCCGGCACGGACCCGAACCGGCCCACCTGGGGCTACGTGCCGCACTCGCCGCCACCGCCGCCGCCGGACGCCGACCCGGCTGGGAGTACGCCCTCGCCGGCACCGCAGCGGCCGCCGGCGCCGCCGGTGACCTGCTCACCGCCCGGTGGACCGCCTGGCATCTGGTGCAGGCCCTCGCCGGTGACGGGCGACTCACCGAGGCCGCGCAGGCGGCGCAGGCGGCGGCCGCCGCCTGCGCCGCCGACCTCGCCTACAGCTGGCAGGTCCGGTTCACCGCCGCCCGGCTGTGGTGCCTCGCCCTGCGCGGCGGCCCGCCCCCGAGCCCGACCGCCGACGGCACCGGTCCAGCCGTCGCCCCGCAGCCCGGAGACGATGCCGGGCTGCCACCGGCGGTCGGCGACGACCTGCTGCGCGCCGCCGTCGACCTGACCGACCGCACCCTGCCGGCCGCCGCCCGCGACTACGCCGTCGCCGCCGCCGGCCTACTCGAAGCCGACGGCGGCCTGCTCGCCCCGGCCCGCGCCCGGCTCACCGGTGCCCCCGGCATCCCCAGCACCACCACCGCCGTGCTGGACTGGGTGGCCCGGGAAGCCGCCTGGCTCGACGGCCAACCGGACCAGGCCACCACCGGGGCACCCCACGCCCCCGTACCGCCGCTGGTCGACGGGCTGCGGCGGATCACCGCCCACTGGGCCGCGCACGACGGCGCCGGACCCGCCACCCCGCCGGACGGCACTCCGGCGGCGGCGTTTCCGCCGCCGGCCGCCGCCACCGTCACCGCGTGGACCGCCGGCGACCCACGGCAGTTCGCCCACGCCGCCGACACCTGGCGCGACGTCGCCGTCCGCGAGCAGGTCCGCTGCCTGCTCGCCCATGGCCTGCACGAACCCGACCCCGCTCAGGCGGTGCCCGCCCTGCTGGCCGCCGAGTCCCTCGCCGACCACGCCGGACTGGTCGTCCTGCTCGGCCGGGTCCGCCGCGCCCTGCGCCGGCACGCGGTACGCCGCGACGAACGCGGCCCCCGCAGCGGCGACCTGCTCACCGTGCGGGAACGCGACGTGCTGCGGCTGGTCGCCCAAGGCGAACCCACCCGCCGGATCGCCAACCAACTCGGCATCTCCACCGAAACCGTGGAAACCCACGTCCGCGCCGGAATGCGTAAACTCGGTGCCCGCACCCGTACCGAGGCCGCGGCCCTGGCCATGGAGCCCGACCGATGA
- a CDS encoding LuxR family transcriptional regulator, with amino-acid sequence MSDPPRYVLDSAADATTVLRRLARDGWTTREGFAVTDPTWDLTTARLALYGRVPDTDTVALVVLAAARGTAVVAICDPAGDLGRALVDDLSRLGPVLRHAEADPPDAAATDTVTLVPEQRALLERLANGETIAAAAAAEFLSLRTANRRIAQARAALGVRTTREAVLAYLRQRPAP; translated from the coding sequence ATGAGCGACCCGCCGCGCTACGTCCTCGACAGCGCCGCCGACGCCACCACGGTGCTGCGCCGACTGGCCCGCGACGGCTGGACCACCCGGGAAGGGTTCGCCGTCACCGACCCGACCTGGGACCTCACCACCGCCCGGCTCGCCCTGTACGGGCGGGTCCCGGACACCGACACCGTCGCCCTGGTGGTCCTCGCCGCCGCCCGGGGCACCGCCGTCGTCGCCATCTGCGACCCGGCCGGTGACCTCGGCCGCGCCCTGGTCGACGACCTGTCCCGCCTCGGCCCGGTGCTGCGCCACGCCGAGGCCGACCCGCCGGATGCGGCAGCCACCGACACCGTCACCCTCGTACCCGAGCAGCGGGCCCTGCTGGAACGGCTCGCCAACGGCGAGACCATCGCCGCCGCCGCAGCGGCCGAGTTCCTGTCGCTGCGTACCGCGAACCGGCGCATCGCCCAGGCCCGCGCCGCCCTCGGGGTCCGCACCACCCGCGAGGCCGTCCTCGCCTACCTGCGGCAACGACCGGCACCCTGA
- a CDS encoding lysophospholipid acyltransferase family protein: protein MDDTAAPPPRWRAPLLWRVLQVTARLVVALVARLRVSGDVPDEVRDGPLILAANHISPFDPVVLAAACQVRRVAPRVLATGGLFRAPLVGPVMRRAGHIRVDRRTSTVAEALGSAARAVADGSVVLVYPEGRIGLDPQMWPERGKSGTARLALASGAVVVPVAQWGAHVVLPWAAPRGLVRAVLRSMLRRPVVTVRFGPPVDLSGIDPARPGAAQRATVRIVDAITDTLAGLRPDEPATPRHVDPTRPVDLSRRHRRGRGAVVPDAATADVLAADDADQADPAPDAT, encoded by the coding sequence ATGGACGACACCGCCGCCCCGCCGCCCCGCTGGCGGGCCCCGCTGCTGTGGCGGGTGCTGCAGGTCACCGCCCGGCTGGTCGTCGCGCTGGTCGCCCGGCTACGGGTCAGCGGCGACGTGCCCGACGAGGTACGCGACGGCCCGTTGATCCTGGCCGCCAACCACATCAGCCCGTTCGACCCGGTTGTGCTGGCCGCCGCCTGCCAGGTGCGGCGGGTCGCACCCCGGGTGCTGGCCACCGGCGGGTTGTTCCGGGCGCCGCTGGTCGGTCCGGTGATGCGCCGGGCCGGGCACATCCGGGTGGACCGGCGAACCAGTACGGTCGCCGAGGCGTTGGGGTCGGCCGCGCGGGCGGTGGCCGACGGTTCGGTGGTCCTGGTGTACCCGGAGGGACGCATCGGGCTGGACCCGCAGATGTGGCCGGAGCGCGGCAAGTCCGGTACCGCCCGGCTCGCGTTGGCCAGCGGCGCGGTGGTGGTGCCGGTGGCGCAGTGGGGGGCGCACGTGGTGCTGCCGTGGGCGGCGCCCCGCGGCCTGGTCCGGGCGGTGCTGCGGTCGATGCTGCGCCGTCCGGTGGTCACGGTCCGGTTCGGGCCGCCGGTGGACCTGTCCGGGATCGACCCGGCCCGCCCGGGTGCCGCGCAGCGGGCGACGGTGCGGATCGTGGACGCGATCACCGACACCCTGGCCGGGTTGCGGCCCGACGAGCCGGCGACGCCCCGGCATGTCGACCCCACCCGGCCGGTGGACCTGAGCCGGCGGCACCGGCGCGGCCGGGGCGCCGTGGTACCGGACGCGGCGACCGCCGACGTGCTGGCCGCCGACGACGCCGACCAGGCCGACCCGGCTCCGGACGCGACCTGA
- a CDS encoding cytochrome ubiquinol oxidase subunit I, producing MDALDIARWQFGVTTVYHFLFVPLTIGLSLLVAILQTAWHRTGDDRYLKLTKFYGKLFLINFAMGIVTGIVQEFQFGMNWSDYSRFVGDIFGVPLAIEALLAFFLESTFLGLWIFGWGRLPKALHLATIWLASFGSIISAWFILAANSWMQNPVGYRINPDTGRAELTDFIAVLTNKVTLITFPHTLAGCFMVAGALVLAVALWHLVRHPDGPDTPAFRTATKLGAWTTILATAAVIGTGDIQGKIMTQVQPMKMAAAEALYTTESPASFSIVTVGTLDGSREIWTLKIPYLLSWLSTGDPTGEVQGINDLQAQYAAQYGPGSYTPIIPVTYWSFRFMIGFGLATAAIALWALWTTRRGRTPTSRWLLRAGLTLPVLPLLANTFGWIFTEMGRQPWIVFGEMLTRDGVSRSVSLTEVVTSFTAFTLIYATLAVIEVKLLIRYARNGLPDLTDPPPPDDTDDTTTDRPLAATH from the coding sequence GTGGACGCGCTCGACATAGCCCGCTGGCAGTTCGGTGTCACCACCGTCTACCACTTCCTGTTCGTCCCACTCACCATCGGACTCAGCCTCCTCGTCGCCATCCTGCAGACCGCCTGGCACCGCACCGGCGACGACCGCTACCTCAAACTCACCAAGTTCTACGGAAAACTCTTCCTCATCAACTTCGCCATGGGCATCGTCACCGGCATCGTGCAGGAATTCCAGTTCGGCATGAACTGGAGCGACTACTCCCGCTTCGTCGGCGACATCTTCGGCGTACCACTCGCCATCGAAGCCCTCCTCGCCTTCTTCCTCGAATCCACCTTCCTCGGACTCTGGATATTCGGCTGGGGGAGACTCCCCAAGGCACTGCACCTCGCCACCATCTGGCTCGCCTCATTCGGCAGCATCATCAGCGCCTGGTTCATCCTCGCCGCCAACTCCTGGATGCAGAACCCCGTCGGCTACCGCATCAACCCCGACACCGGCCGCGCCGAACTCACCGACTTCATCGCCGTACTCACCAACAAGGTCACCCTCATCACCTTCCCGCACACCCTCGCCGGCTGCTTCATGGTCGCCGGCGCCCTCGTCCTGGCCGTCGCCCTCTGGCACCTCGTCCGCCACCCCGACGGCCCCGACACCCCCGCCTTCCGCACCGCCACCAAACTCGGCGCCTGGACCACCATCCTCGCCACCGCCGCCGTCATCGGCACCGGCGACATCCAAGGCAAGATCATGACCCAGGTCCAACCCATGAAAATGGCCGCCGCCGAAGCCCTCTACACCACCGAAAGCCCCGCGTCCTTCTCCATCGTCACCGTCGGCACCCTCGACGGCAGCCGCGAAATCTGGACCCTCAAAATCCCGTACCTGCTGTCCTGGCTGTCCACCGGCGACCCCACCGGCGAAGTCCAGGGCATCAACGACCTGCAGGCCCAGTACGCCGCCCAGTACGGCCCCGGCAGCTACACCCCGATCATCCCCGTCACCTACTGGAGCTTCCGCTTCATGATCGGATTCGGCCTCGCCACCGCCGCCATCGCCCTCTGGGCCCTCTGGACCACCCGCCGCGGCCGCACCCCCACCAGCCGCTGGCTGCTGCGCGCCGGCCTCACCCTGCCCGTCCTGCCCCTGCTCGCCAACACCTTCGGCTGGATCTTCACCGAAATGGGCCGCCAACCCTGGATCGTCTTCGGCGAAATGCTCACCCGCGACGGCGTCAGCCGCAGCGTCTCCCTCACCGAAGTCGTCACCTCTTTCACCGCCTTCACCCTCATCTACGCCACCCTCGCCGTCATCGAAGTCAAACTCCTCATCCGCTACGCCCGCAACGGCCTACCCGACCTCACCGACCCGCCACCACCGGACGACACCGACGACACCACCACCGACCGGCCCCTCGCCGCCACCCACTGA
- the cydB gene encoding cytochrome d ubiquinol oxidase subunit II, with the protein MELTTVWFGLIAVLFTGYFILEGFDFGVGVLARLIGRTETERRAALSTIGPVWDGNEVWLITAGGAMFAAFPEWYATLFSGFYLPLLLILIALILRGVALEYRDKRPETHWRTRWDNTILAGSVIPAALWGVAFANIVAGVPLDADHEYTGTLLALLNPYALLGGATTTALFITHGAVFLALKTTDHLRHRARRVASWTGLAAVALAGTFLTWTLTIRANPTAVALAVTAALALVAGLAANQVRREGWAFTGTATAIGLAVAALFATLFPTVLPSTTDPAGTLTTTNAASTPYTLTIMTWVAAALTPVVLLYQGWTYWIFRRRVSVTDQPSH; encoded by the coding sequence GTGGAACTCACCACCGTCTGGTTCGGGCTCATCGCCGTCCTGTTCACCGGATACTTCATCCTCGAAGGATTCGACTTCGGCGTCGGCGTCCTCGCCCGCCTCATCGGCCGCACCGAAACCGAACGACGCGCCGCGCTGAGCACCATCGGACCCGTCTGGGACGGCAACGAGGTCTGGCTCATCACCGCAGGCGGCGCCATGTTCGCCGCCTTCCCCGAGTGGTACGCCACCCTGTTCTCCGGCTTCTACCTACCGCTGCTGCTCATCCTCATCGCCCTCATCCTGCGCGGCGTCGCCCTCGAATACCGTGACAAACGCCCCGAAACCCACTGGCGGACCCGCTGGGACAACACCATCCTCGCCGGCTCCGTCATCCCCGCCGCGCTCTGGGGCGTCGCCTTCGCCAACATCGTCGCCGGCGTACCACTGGACGCCGACCACGAATACACCGGCACCCTGCTCGCCCTGCTCAACCCGTACGCCCTGCTCGGCGGCGCCACCACCACCGCGTTGTTCATCACCCACGGCGCCGTCTTCCTCGCCCTCAAGACCACCGATCACCTGCGCCACCGCGCCCGCCGCGTCGCCAGCTGGACCGGCCTGGCCGCCGTCGCCCTCGCCGGCACCTTCCTCACCTGGACCCTCACCATCCGCGCCAACCCCACCGCCGTCGCCCTCGCCGTCACCGCGGCGCTCGCCCTCGTCGCCGGGCTGGCCGCCAATCAGGTACGCCGCGAAGGATGGGCCTTCACCGGCACCGCCACCGCCATCGGCCTCGCCGTCGCCGCCCTGTTCGCCACCCTGTTCCCGACCGTCCTACCGTCCACCACCGACCCCGCCGGCACCCTCACCACCACCAACGCCGCGTCCACCCCCTACACCCTGACCATCATGACCTGGGTCGCCGCCGCGCTCACCCCCGTCGTTCTGCTCTACCAGGGCTGGACCTACTGGATCTTCCGCCGCCGCGTCAGCGTCACCGACCAGCCCAGCCACTGA